From the Anguilla anguilla isolate fAngAng1 chromosome 6, fAngAng1.pri, whole genome shotgun sequence genome, one window contains:
- the dse gene encoding dermatan-sulfate epimerase, protein MRTHTRGAPTVFFICLLWSLAASARGQVDPSAGITFLGGNYDGHPMLYFGRGEEVELQRAAVGTHRVLAGRIREAGETMLAQPEDYLPPWSPAEFSARWNEVYGNNLGALSIFCVLYPHRAGALDMARDYMERMAAQPSWLVKDAPWDEVPLAHSLVGFATAYDFLYEYLSKSQQERFLQVIGNASRYMYEKSYSRGWGFQYLHNHQPTNCVALLTGSLILMNQGYLQEAYLWTKQVLSVMEKSLVLLQDVTDGSLYEGVAYGTYTTRSLFQYMFLVQRHFAIGHFDHPWLLKHFAFLYRTILPGFQRSVAIADSNYNWFYGPESQLVFLDRYVMRNGSGNWLADQIRQNRVVDGPGQAGKGQRWCTLHTEFLWYNPNLTSTPPPDFGTSRLHYFEDWGVVTYGSALPADVNQTFLSFKSGKLGGRAIYDIVHGNKYKDWIKGWRNFNAGHEHPDQNSFTFAPNGVPFITEALYGPKYTFLNNVAMFAPAVSDSCFAPWEGQVTEACNSKWLKYKHGQAADAQGSVLAAMERQGMVFIRGEGKGAYNPDLKIKSFQRNLILLHPQLLVLVDQIYLEKDSPVVAMSTFFHNTDLPFEGTQKDGVHGAFVRHGDDSYKMFWMDETGYSEKGLLGYRNYPRGYPYNGSNYVNMTLPLKQSNTRVAYIFFGPGVDVQSFSMRGDAQRVDIYLATNDHTYTIYLLTGEVTSKPIFAMVLADRTKVVFEKSAGVRESPLEEVEEYVNLVEDHLQHAKPVFQQLERQILARVLNTDSFRKTAERLLQFSDKKKTEDAIEKMFSLSKKQGKSKGSKKGALIDKFPDSLPDIFSQIELSEKKERQRILKRVYEENPEEGDGDSRAFMDYGDPRKGRKGAFVKGRKYKEVHMVATARSDDLSSSASYIRLFLILNIATFFVLLALLLTHFQKAQSLHTQRFFYCILLIDSFILLCLYSSCSRAQC, encoded by the exons ATGAGGACCCACACCCGCGGGGCCCCCACGGTGTTCTTCATATGTCTGCTGTGGTCCCTGGCGGCCTCGGCGCGGGGGCAGGTGGACCCGAGCGCGGGCATCACGTTCCTGGGGGGGAACTATGACGGGCACCCCATGCTGTACTTCggcaggggggaggaggtggagctgCAGAGGGCGGCGGTGGGCACCCACCGCGTGCTGGCCGGGCGCATCCGTGAGGCGGGCGAGACCATGCTGGCGCAGCCCGAGGACTACCTGCCGCCCTGGAGCCCGGCCGAGTTCAGCGCTCGCTGGAACGAGGTCTACGGGAACAACCTGGGCGCCCTGTCCATATTCTGCGTGCTCTACCCGCACCGGGCCGGGGCCCTGGACATGGCCAGGGACTACATGGAGAGGATGGCAGCTCAGCCTAGTTG GCTGGTGAAAGACGCTCCCTGGGATGAGGTTCCCCTGGCGCACTCCCTGGTGGGCTTCGCCACGGCCTACGACTTCCTGTACGAGTACCTGAGCAAGTCCCAGCAGGAGCGCTTCCTGCAGGTGATTGGCAATGCCTCCCGCTACATGTACGAGAAGTCCTACAGCCGCGGCTGGGGATTCCAGTACCTGCACAACCATCAGCCCACCAACTGCGTGGCCCTGCTCACTGGCAGCCTCATCCTCATGAACCAGG GTTACCTACAGGAAGCCTACTTGTGGACCAAGCAGGTCCTGTCCGTCATGGAGAAGTCCCTGGTTCTTCTGCAAGATGTGACGGATGGGTCGCTGTATGAGGGTGTAGCCTATGGGACTTACACCACCCGTTCCCTCTTCCAATACATGTTCCTGGTCCAGCGCCACTTCGCTATTGGACACTTTGATCACCCCTGGCTCCTGAAGCACTTTGCCTTCTTATACAGGACAATCCTGCCAG GGTTCCAGAGAAGTGTGGCCATAGCAGACTCCAACTACAACTGGTTCTATGGGCCAGAGAGCCAGCTGGTGTTCCTGGACCGCTACGTCATGCGCAACGGCAGTGGGAACTGGCTGGCTGACCAGATCCGACAGAACCGGGTGGTGGACGGTCCTGGCCAAGCCGGGAAGGGTCAGAGGTGGTGCACCCTGCACACAGAGTTCCTCTG GTATAATCCAAACCTGACCTCAACCCCTCCACCAGATTTCGGTACATCTCGACTACATTATTTTGAGGACTGGGGAGTGGTCACCTATGGAAGTGCCTTACCAGCAGACGTCAATCAGACATTTCTGTCCTTCAAGTCAGGGAAGCTCGGAGGGCGTGCAATATACGACATTGTACATGGGAACAAGTACAAAGACTGGATTAAAGGGTGGCGAAATTTCAATGCTGGACATGAGCACCCTGATCAAAACTCTTTCACCTTTGCGCCCAATGGAGTGCCTTTCATCACTGAAGCGCTTTACGGACCAAAGTACACCTTCCTTAACAACGTAGCCATGTTTGCCCCAGCCGTTTCGGACAGCTGCTTTGCGCCGTGGGAGGGTCAGGTGACCGAGGCCTGCAACTCCAAGTGGCTGAAGTACAAGCACGGTCAGGCCGCCGATGCCCAAGGCAGCGTGCTGGCCGCTATGGAGAGGCAGGGCATGGTGTTCATtcgaggggaggggaagggcgCCTATAACCCTGACCTTAAGATAAAGAGCTTCCAGAGGAATCTCATCCTACTCCATCCTCAGCTGCTGGTCCTGGTGGACCAAATCTATCTGGAAAAGGACAGCCCGGTGGTGGCCATGAGCACCTTCTTCCACAACACTGACCTACCTTTCGAGGGAACCCAGAAAGACGGTGTGCACGGCGCATTTGTCAGGCATGGGGACGATTCATACAAAATGTTCTGGATGGATGAAACGGGTTACAGCGAGAAGGGGCTTCTTGGGTACAGAAACTACCCTCGAGGGTACCCCTACAATGGATCGAACTATGTAAATATGACTTTGCCCCTGAAACAATCAAACACCAGAGTGGCGTACATCTTTTTTGGTCCAGGGGTGGATGTGCAGAGCTTCAGCATGCGTGGGGATGCCCAGAGAGTGGACATATACTTGGCCACTAATGACCACACCTACACTATCTACTTGCTCACGGGAGAAGTCACCAGCAAGCCTATCTTTGCTATGGTGCTTGCCGACCGCACGAAGGTGGTCTTTGAGAAGTCGGCAGGGGTGAGGGAAAGCCCGTTGGAAGAGGTGGAAGAGTATGTCAATCTGGTGGAGGACCACCTCCAGCACGCCAAGCCCGTCTTCCAGCAGCTGGAGAGGCAGATTCTGGCACGGGTCCTGAACACCGACAGCTTCCGCAAGACTGCCGAACGCCTCCTGCAGTTCTCAGACAAAAAGAAGACGGAGGACGCCATCGAGAAGATGTTCTCCCTCTCCAAGAAACAGGGAAAAAGCAAGGGTTCCAAGAAAGGGGCACTAATCGACAAGTTCCCAGACTCCCTGCCGGATATTTTTTCCCAGATTGAGCTGagtgagaagaaagagaggcagaggatCCTGAAGCGCGTGTATGAGGAGAATCCGGAGGAAGGGGACGGGGACTCCAGAGCCTTCATGGACTACGGGGACCCCCGCAAAGGCAGGAAGGGCGCCTTCGTAAAAGGGCGGAAATACAAGGAGGTTCACATGGTGGCCACCGCCAGGAGCGATGACCTCTCCAGCTCTGCCTCTTACATACGgctgtttctcattttaaacatcGCCACTTTCTTCGTgctgctggccctgctgttgacACACTTTCAGAAAGCCCAAAGTCTGCACACACAGCGGTTTTTCTACTGCATCCTGCTCATTGACAGCTTCATCCTGCTCTGCTTATACTCCTCCTGTTCACGGGCACAGTGCTGA
- the ndufaf4 gene encoding NADH dehydrogenase [ubiquinone] 1 alpha subcomplex assembly factor 4: MGARVTRAFRNFNLENRAHREIGKAKPLVAPRHPSHKDTTEQTPEIDKSIHKKDDPLLSLLKSVYVESKDPPAQVMKQSQAETLEDEERRPLKFSLPGDPYGMLDITDVPKGKLSIVEALTALNNHKQSPKSWTPERIAQEYSLDLKDTKALLEFFVPFNVKIKPPKTEEPKQIKAT, encoded by the exons ATGGGGGCACGCGTAACACGGGCGTTTAGGAATTTTAACTTGGAAAACCGGGCTCACCGAGAAATCGGAAAGGCAAAACCTCTTGTTGCCCCCCGACATCCTTCGCACAAGGATACGACAGAACAAA CACCCGAGATTGATAAATCCATCCATAAGAAAGATGACCCATTACTGTCCTTGCTGAAGTCGGTATACGTGGAGTCAAAGGACCCTCCTGCGCAG GTCATGAAACAGTCGCAAGCAGAGACCTTGGAGGATGAAGAACGCAGACCATTGAAATTCAGTCTGCCTGGGGACCCCTATGGCATGTTGGACATCACAGATGTCCCAAAAGGCAAACTATCAATTGTAGAGGCTCTCACAGCTCTCAACAACCACAAGCAATCTCCAAAATCATGGACCCCTGAGAGGATCGCCCAGGAGTACTCTTTGGACTTAAAAGACACAAAAGCACTTCTAGAATTTTTTGTCCCCTTCAATGTCAAAATTAAACCCCCAAAGACGGAGGAGCCCAAACAGATTAAAGCCACCTGA